GAAAACCAAAAGTAAGACAACAGTCCAAATAACATTGTACAAGTGAGCCAAACTGTTACTCCTAATACCAATTCCATTGTGTCCAAAAGTTTATCCTAGTCCTATCCTATTAACTGCAATCTGATTTACACTAGCTTTTAAAAGGCAGACATTCTTCAATGCaaaataaacatggattgaCCACCACAACTGTCGTACACAGAACAGCAGAATAAACCAGTCAGTCTTTACATGTCACCTTGTATGCCTCCTCCTGTGCTATACTCCCACTTTTCCCTCGGCCTTCCCATAAAAGATGGTAACTTTTATGGGAACTGCCATTCTTGACATTCCTGCCACTCTTCTCCTGTGTGACAAGTAAAATGCGCCTGACAGGCTAAAGTGCAGTGTGTTTGTACAAATGATGCCATGTTTTAAGGTGTATGTAGCAACAAAATAACACCTGAAACAGGCAGTGCTGCCTCAGTTAGTACATCTGTTTCTGAGTCTATTAAAACACCACAACTTTGGACTTTGGGGCCTGAAAAGGAGGTGATGTAATACAACTATTTATCTTCTCTTTGCTGACAAACACAGTCATTTCCAACTTTTCCGACCAATGTTTTTGGGGTCATCCATTAGTTATTATTAGTTTGCTATAAACATTGACAAATGTTGAGCTTACAGTCATCTGGTGAGAAAGTCAGCTGTATGTACCtacctgtacatacagtaccttcTGCAAAACTATCATAACCAATGTTAATGGTTCAAAGGCAATCCCTGGTGcaacctgcggtcatttccggATCgcaacccatctctctctcgactgtccaaataaaggcaaaagcccaaaaaatatacttaaaaagaATTTAACCAGTCTTCTGGAGCACTGCAGTTGTGCATTCAGTCTAGCCTGGCTGTTAAAGAGCACTCCACTCTTGTGCATTACTTTAAATTCTACAACCTTTGTATATATCCTATATAACCTGTATATAACCTATATAATATAACCTATATAATATCTAATATCTAATATATAACACAACTCTCTTCTATATATTACTTTATGCACTTTTACCTTGCCTTGCCCAAAAGCATTCATCCCAGGCCTCACCTGAGGTGTCAATCACGCATCCTCCTGCCTCCCGAATGATGACCGCTGCCGCGGCGATGTCCCAGCAGTGCAGGCCGTACTGGTAGTAGGCCTCCGCCGCACCCGTGGCTAAGTGGCACAGCGCCAGCGTGGAGCTTCCGATGATCCGCACCCTGGgggaggcgcacacacacaaatacaccacagtaaaatcacacacaatcccacaccTCACATGAAGATATGGAATGAATTGCACACTGTTACTGTAGAGGAAGGGTCAGGTACCAGTGTCCATCCCCACCTCCATCAACTCACTGCTTGCCACCACGAAGCCACAACAACAtgaaataccgtaatttccggaCTATTAGCCGctgcttatacattgattttggccaaatttcttccgctatgaggttaatacaggggggggggggggcagttaatatggttttgtttctttttaacttgcataaaacactgtcctgcgggaCATTTCTGTACACCACAGTAAAATCACACACAATCCCGCACCTCCCATGAAGATATTATGGAATGAATTGCACACTGTTAGGCACCCATACGATCTGTATGTACGACTATTCACTCGAAACATCGCAAAAAAGACGGTGCTATATGGTGTAAGGTTCATTCAATACACTTATGAGTAAATGAGGACGAAAGGGCCTGAGAAACACTTCAACTTCAACATATAAGACAACccccacacacgtacacaaggtgcgcacacacacacacacacgcacgcacgcacacacacacacacacacacacacacacacacacacacacagacagagaggaatccAAAGACAGGTGTCAAGCTGagaaatatataaatacactATCTAAGACATCAATACGCTGACGGCAGTTCCGTCATTTGTTATTGATTTCAACACTAGTGACCTTGAGAGTGCAAACCTCTTCATCAGGAACATAAACAGAAGGGCCCCTGGCTCAGGACAATGATGACATTGCCACTGTTATGACCAGTTGGTCCTGGCTCACACCCACAATCTTAGTTAGCACTGCACTAACCACACACAGCTAATGGCTATTGTTGATACCATATCTTCTTAAGAGGTTGCAAGAAACATTTGCAGTAACAGTACAGGTATTATCCTGAGTACCAGTGACACTACCATAGTAAAAAACCTAGTGCTGTTTTTCATGGCTCTTTGCTGATGAGTAAAATCTATTTGAGTTCTTTAGAGGAACAACTTTAATGTGGCAAAAGCCCCCAAGTCATCATCCCTCTTACCCATGGGCAGGTGCGCTCAACAACTTCTGCATATTCCCCAAGAAAATTTCCAGTGTAGCTGGGTCCCTCTTAGCTCCAATCTCCGTCAGAATGAGGGCTTTGGAAATGTCTAAAAATAGATATGTAAAACCATTACTTAGTGACACACTTCAGGAATTGCTCTCAAAAGTGGTATATTCAAGTTGGTCACTGGAAATAGGGCTTCATTGTGCAAACTAGGTGAAAACTAGGTGAAAACTCCACTTAGTGTGGATGCAGGGAATTGAAATAGGTTCTTTATTTGAAGAAGATAAGATAAAAGATAAAAATAAGATAAGAATAtgaataaaaatgtgaaaaccaacaaatatgtattaaaaaaaagactgaacTGACAAACCTCTCTCTTTAGACACTTGAATCGGAGCTCCATTGCAGAATGCCCCATGGCCTCTCCTTGCAGTGTATAGAGTCCCATCAAAGCAATGGTAGATCACTCCGAATTCCAgctacacacaaaataaatcatATTATCAACAGATTGCAGAAAAGTCACTGACAAAAAGACATTACACAGGACATCAATGGCAACACTGGAAACACATCAAACAGCATAGCAGTAGTGAATGTTTGTACAATGATGTGCACTGCTCATTAACAATTAAGCCAAATTACCTCTTTCTCTACAGCAAAGCCAATGCTGACTGCCACCATAGGGAAGCTACATGGAAAAAGGAATATTTAATTAACAGAGAAAATGAACGAGGATTCACTTCCCAGCCTGCAGTCACAAAAAGCACCTTGAACCACAAAAGAGATGCAGCTACTGGCATACCTGTGGACAAAATTGCAGGTCCCATCGATGGGGTCAATGATCCAGGTAGGTTCATCTGTTAGAATACATTTCTCTCCAGCAGCAGAAGACTCTTCTCCTATAAACCTGAAAACAAAATGCATATGGATGCATATATGAACAGTGGCAAACCCTCTGCCTTAAATGCTGTTAATGTACCACACCATTACTTCTTCAGTCCAGACATGCAGCTGAATCTTTAATGATTTGCAATGGTATcactacacaagcaggtaggccagctaacaatATGTCTGAGTGTGGATTGTCTGTCTACATATTGTCCctgtctatgtacagtatgtcagagtGACACCAACAATTGGAAAACaaagtccttgtgtgtgtggacatactTGGCTAACAtaagctgattctgattagtATAGGGAATCAGTGATGGGACTTGTAATGTACACATGCTGTTCATTCTCATGCCTATCGTCTTTCACTGGCTGTTTAATTCATTGCTAATAACATATGTACTGCATAGTCTTACATTACTGTGTAAAGTTGTGTGTTAATGAACGTTATACTTTCTCGTGATGGCCCACCCTGCCATGTGGTTAATGTAAGGTGTGCATTGTAAGCTACAGTATACCAGAGACATCATATTCTCTAATGTGAAATCAAGCTCTCATTGAGGATTGGTTTGGCCAGATTACTGATGTGGGCCTAAACTAAAATGGACATAATGCAGATTCTGAAGTGCAGTGATACAAacagaccagacagacagacagacagacagacaggcaaacgATTGTGAGCATATTTCAGATAATTTACCTGTGTGAGGGAAATTTCTCCCTAAGGGTGGATATAATGAGGTCCTCCACCTGTTGGTCAGCTTCCGTCACCAGATCTGTTGGAGTGCTCTTAGTGCTGACCAGCTTCTCCTGCTTCACAGCCTCCTGaacaacctacagtatacatacaacaACATCAGAGCAattctaggctacttcaagtAGCCTGCAACAAAACTACCTTAGGATATTCTACCAATGTCAGTGAGTGACAAGCCAAGCGTACAAGCGATGGTGATGACCATGGGTTTTTCAGATGTCACTTGTAATTTTCTTTTTGAGCATACAGTGgctaaatatagcctagtgcTCAGACAGGTAACGATCTATGCCTAGCCTAGGCAAGAGCTAAGGACTCTACAGAGACGAAGAGGAGGGGCATTAGTAAGGATGTAACAATTATAATATAACGGTGTGACATTGTTTCATTCGCGGTTGGTAAACAAGCACATGCTAGATTATGTCGCCTATATGACATAGCAGCACTACTAAACATACTTTACAATATGAATGATATTAACAGAAAACGGTACCTTCCCAGCTTTGTGAGCTATCTGAACAGCAATATCCATACATTCTCCCCAGCATTTGTTTTCTGTAGAGGTCATGGTTTCAGCTGGACGCGTTGAACAAACACAAATCCACTTGTAGAGAATTATCAGACGAACAAAACACGTTAATCAGCGCATGACGTAAAGGTGGGAGCCTCTGTGTCACATGCGGTGTCCCCGTCTGTGTCCCGTGTCCGTATCCACAATCAAGTTACTCTGTGTCTGATGTGGCACCGTCCTGGCTACTGCGGGTGGGTCCCTGGCTGCAGCTTTGGCCGAATCCCGGTGAGCGGTGGGGAGTAGCCGGTCAGGCTACTGTCACCGCGGCCTACGGACAATGACCTTCGATTGAGCAAGGAATAGGCTACTAAATTATTTTGCAGGCCTGTGTTCTCAAGTTTGCTACAATGTCGCACTATACGGCTACACTGAATCACATCGAACTGGAAAAACGGACAAGTGCACGTTTCCATAAACCATACggcaaacaagacaagccaGTCATCCCTGCAAATCTGATTAAAAGATAATAAATATCCACAGTGCAAGAGACATGTAACACAAAACGAAGAACAAGTTACTGTCGGCAAATACTCACATATCTCTTAAACAGGAATCGGCAACTGTCGTATTTCCAGAAGAGGACGCCAGAATCAAATTTGTTCTAGTTCTCTAGGGGGATGAAAGAAGTAACGAATGCTCCTAGTGGACAACGCCACTAAGCGTCACGTGATATAGGTGACAGGGTGTAAGACAATGCAACGCCTGATTATCTAATAGCCCAATTGCTAATGTCCGCTTGTATCATGTATGACTTTTAGAAACCATTTGTAACTGGCAATGGAGCAGTATATGCTACACGAATGGCTGGTAGATAGCCTAGTAGGTGCTCGCCATCGTGCCTTCTCTGTACACGGTCTGCCAGTAGGTGGAGGCAGCGGGCTATTTATCAGAGATCCCCTTTTATGTTTGTCATTGGCTGAAGTGAACATCCATAATACTCACTTACATACGGTCGCTTGTGTAGCAATAACAATGTTTGGTAAGCACGGGTAAAACATGTAGACCTAGCTTAACCATTCACCTTGACCTTACGCAGTGACCACAGCACCTCATGAAGGTGAAATAGGGATTACAAATGACAGCCGATAGGCTTAAGTAGGCCTAATAGCCACAACATTGAAGATTAAAAATCGTCCGCACCGCAGACACCCCACAAGATTGTTGTCTGGAATATAGCCTATGGCTCGATTCAGGCCACTTTATTTCCTAATGACAGAGCCAAGTTACCTGCTTCATGACTATAAACATATTAGACAAAATATGTTTACAAAATTCCTGTTATCCAAATCAGACTCATCATAACTGACTCTGTTACCCAGTGTGTGAGCCATATGAGGGACCTCTAAGTTATCAGTGCATCATCCATCTTTGTGGTTGCTTACACAGGGGTTCATTTGTTTGAATGGTAGGCTATCCAAAAGTGGAGAGGCTTGCCACAAGGCCACTGGAGAGTCTGTGAACCAAATGAGGGAGCCTCAGATTAGACGGACCCTTGTGTGAGGAAGGACCCCGGAGATGTGTGATACATTATGGGATGGGAGAAGTACGGTCAGGGGCATGTTTGACTGAGGGATGCTTGAGTGAGTGTAGCACATGACTACACTGCCCGGAAGGGAGGGCACAGTGACATAATGCTGTCACTATGGTTATGTGTATGCTCTGATGTCATACCAGTGATCCTGGCTCTATGGTATATTGAGGTAAAGCTGCGGATTTAGTACCCTGTAGACCAGGGGTTCCAACACTTTTTTGGCATGTGACCCCAATTTGATGCCACAAAACATTGGCGGCCTCAATCATTCACATGTTGCGAGAGATGTCCACGGGAGGGCTGTCTATATATTCTTTTTCCTAGATTGTACTAGACGGATCCTTATTAACTTGGATATCATGGGggttttaatgtgttttttatttatttttttatattttttatgtaATTTACTGGTCAATTGTGAGATAGCCAGTATCTCATGCCACCCCAAGGCTGAGTGGggtggccccagctgtggcgcaactggctggggcacctgcaccgtacaccAGCGATCCGGgctcgattcccgccccgtggtcctttcccgGATCCCACCCACGctttctctcccattcacttcctgtcactctccactgtcactatcaataaaggcataaaacgcCCATACATATacggaaaaaagaaaacaaggctGAGTGGGGTGACTGTTCTCTAGCTCAATCTGCTACATGGTGTCACAGATGGGGCGCTTGCCATGGGACATTAGAGGTGTGAGCTGGATGTTGGCCCACTGTTGTCCCCTGTGTGAAGGACTTCAGGGCTGGGTGAAGGTTGGGAGAGGAATCAAGAGATTGATGAAGAGAGTGTAAATGCATTTTTACAGGTATGCTTCCTAAAGGTGTCCCCGTCTGTGTCCCGTGTCCGTATCCACAATCAAGTTACTCTGTGTCTGATGTGGCACCGTCCTGGCTACTGCGGGTGGGTCACTGGCTGCAGCTTTGGCCGAATCCCGGTGAGCGGTGGGGAGTAGCCGGTCAGGCTACTGTCACCGCGGCCTACGGACAATGACCTTCGATTGAGCAAGGAATAGGCTACTAAATTATTTTGCAGGCCTGTGTTCTCAAGTTTGCTGGATGTGAGCTGGATGTTGGCCCACTGTTGGGCCCTGTGTGAAGGACTTCAGGGCTGGGTGAAGGTTGGGAGAGGAATCAAGAGATTGATGAAGAGAGTGTAAATGCATTTTTACAGGTAGGCTTCCTAAAGGTGAGTTTGTGATATTCAGATTTGGGAAAAAAGACTCATAGTGTGAGTGAACAGATAGATATAGATTAAATTGTTTCAATTAAAATCTAGTGAAATGGAATTACAATTTAGAGTTAGAAATCAAACTTTTTGATATATAAACACTTTAAACTGACTGAATATTTGAACTGAATATTTAAACTTTCCCAATTAGGTTACAGGGTGGAGCAGTGGTCCACCGGGAGAGTGTCGCACTATGGTTTTGCAGTGATTGATTGCACGATTCCAgaaccaataataataataaaaaaatgagaTTTAATGATCCTCTTAAATCATTTTACAAATTATTGTCTATAGAAATCGTCCATTCCTATCCATGCACAACGAGGACTGGACCACCGTGGCATTAGAAAACACTTGGCTATTTATGCTTACGTCACTGCAGTGACCTCAGCGTGATGCTGGGACTCGTTGGCATCCGTGCGTTCGGTGGCTGCGGCGCCGACTGACAGACATTAACCTACTGTGTGATGCTCAACATCCCGGGCGAACATACCGATGATGACTACGTGCCTTTATGTGCTGTGCACAGCGGCAGCGCATAAAAATGCAGCGGTATGACAAAGAAGGGATGTAGAAAAACACACCAGAGAATGACAATTCAATGATGCGTCAGGATATGTTGCCCGACCGGTTCCGCGGGCTGGTACATACCTCGTTTATTCCTTGTTTGGACGGTTTCTTTTATATGCATCAATCTGTTGGCTGATGCTGTATGTCAGGATTGTGAGAAAATGTGGCTTGTAAAGATAACCAGCCGGTCTGCATGTCTCTCTTTTGTGCTCGACTGTTCGTGATACCCTGCATCTTTGGACAAAAGGGACATTTTGGATTTGTTTTTAATCTGTTGTGCTTCTGGGATGGACTCGCCAGCCAGCCCGCTTACTGGCTAAGTAAATAGCCTACACGTGAAACCAATTGCAGACCATCTCTGGTCCGATATGACCCGTAGGCTACTCTCCTCtgaaaatgatgattttttagAGTGACTTTTTTTTGGTATGATATAATCTGACTGGGATATTATTTTCCGCGGAATTGCCTATATGGGTCGATTATATGCTGCCGTCTGTAAAGATCTGCTGTAGGTTTTGCGCTCAGACATGTTCGGATCGAGTGTGAAGTGCAGATGGAGTTTCACTCTCTCCATGGTTTTATCAGTCTGTAGTGTAttcattttctgtgaatatttgATATACTTTCCGGCAATTATGCAATGTTCGTGGCCCGAAATGAAGAACGACAAAATCTCTCAGTCACCTTTACGGACTTTG
This is a stretch of genomic DNA from Sardina pilchardus chromosome 19, fSarPil1.1, whole genome shotgun sequence. It encodes these proteins:
- the impa2 gene encoding inositol monophosphatase 2, encoding MTSTENKCWGECMDIAVQIAHKAGKVVQEAVKQEKLVSTKSTPTDLVTEADQQVEDLIISTLREKFPSHRFIGEESSAAGEKCILTDEPTWIIDPIDGTCNFVHSFPMVAVSIGFAVEKELEFGVIYHCFDGTLYTARRGHGAFCNGAPIQVSKERDISKALILTEIGAKRDPATLEIFLGNMQKLLSAPAHGVRIIGSSTLALCHLATGAAEAYYQYGLHCWDIAAAAVIIREAGGCVIDTSGGPLDLMSRRVVAAGSREMADYVVRQLQPISYERDDHDPSVQS